The following are from one region of the Paracoccus sp. S3-43 genome:
- a CDS encoding phage terminase large subunit family protein, with amino-acid sequence MYAPTSTNSPRSGPTSGDDDGLIDFDGAGEILRAWGNGLRPDPDLTVSEWADRHRMLSGRASAEPGRYRTVRTPYMREIMDRLSPGDPTQRIVFMKAAQVGATEAGNNWIGFAIHQAPGPMLAVQPTVELAKRNSRQRIDPLIDESPELRERVKPARSRDAGNTMLSKEFAGGILIMTGANSAVGLRSTPARYIFLDEVDAYPASADEEGDPVTLAEARSLTFAHRRKVLLVSTPTIRGLSRIEREYEASDQRRFFVPCPQCGHAQWLKFDRLRWQKGRPETAEYHCEGCDAAIAEHHKTAMLEGGEWRATATAADPTTVGYHLSALYSPIGWLSWERIVRSWEAAQGSDEAIKAFRNTILGETWVETGEAPDWQRLYDRRERWKSGTVPAGGLFLTAGADVQKDRIEVDVWAWGRGLESWLVDHVVIEGGPDRHDAWSELTALLDRSWPHERRAHLRIARLAIDTGYEAPAVYSWSRAQGFAQVSPVKGVEGFNRSSPVSGPTFVDATEGGKRLRRGARLWTVAVSTFKAETYRFLRLARPTEEEMADGAAFPPGSVHLPHWVENEWLKQFVAEQLVTVRTKRGFARLEWQKLRERNEALDCRVYARAAAWIAGADRWPDEKWRDLEDQLGAAPTDTDPAGQINRPGQAPQGKRRSDWLGRREGWF; translated from the coding sequence ATGTACGCGCCCACCTCGACGAACTCGCCGAGGTCCGGCCCGACTTCCGGTGACGATGATGGCCTGATCGACTTCGACGGCGCGGGCGAGATCCTCCGCGCCTGGGGCAACGGGTTGCGGCCCGACCCGGACCTGACCGTTTCGGAATGGGCGGACCGGCACCGGATGCTCTCGGGGCGGGCTTCAGCCGAGCCCGGGCGATACCGCACGGTGCGCACGCCCTACATGCGCGAGATCATGGACCGGCTGTCGCCGGGGGATCCCACGCAGCGGATCGTGTTCATGAAGGCGGCGCAGGTCGGCGCGACCGAGGCGGGCAACAACTGGATCGGGTTCGCGATCCACCAGGCGCCGGGTCCGATGCTGGCGGTCCAGCCGACCGTGGAACTGGCCAAGCGCAACTCGCGCCAGCGCATCGACCCGCTGATCGATGAAAGCCCAGAGCTGCGGGAGCGGGTGAAGCCCGCGCGATCCCGCGATGCGGGCAACACGATGCTCTCGAAGGAGTTCGCGGGCGGCATCCTGATCATGACGGGCGCGAACTCGGCGGTCGGGCTTCGGTCCACCCCGGCGCGCTACATCTTCCTCGACGAGGTCGACGCCTATCCCGCCTCGGCCGACGAGGAAGGCGATCCGGTCACGCTCGCCGAGGCGCGCTCCCTGACCTTCGCCCACCGGCGCAAGGTGCTGCTGGTCTCGACGCCCACGATCCGGGGGCTGTCGCGCATCGAGCGCGAGTACGAGGCCAGCGACCAGCGTCGGTTCTTCGTGCCGTGCCCACAATGCGGCCACGCACAATGGCTGAAGTTCGACCGGCTGCGCTGGCAAAAGGGCCGCCCGGAGACGGCCGAGTATCACTGCGAGGGCTGCGACGCGGCAATCGCGGAACACCACAAGACGGCGATGCTGGAGGGCGGCGAATGGCGGGCGACCGCCACGGCCGCCGATCCGACCACGGTCGGGTATCACCTTTCGGCGCTCTATTCGCCGATCGGCTGGCTGAGCTGGGAGCGGATCGTGCGGTCATGGGAAGCAGCCCAAGGGTCGGACGAGGCGATCAAGGCGTTCCGCAACACGATCCTCGGCGAGACATGGGTCGAGACCGGGGAAGCGCCCGACTGGCAGCGGCTCTACGACCGGCGCGAACGCTGGAAATCCGGCACGGTGCCAGCAGGCGGGTTGTTCCTGACAGCCGGAGCCGACGTGCAGAAGGACCGGATCGAGGTCGATGTCTGGGCCTGGGGTCGCGGCTTGGAAAGCTGGCTCGTCGATCACGTCGTCATCGAGGGCGGGCCCGACCGGCACGACGCCTGGTCGGAGCTGACCGCGCTGCTGGACAGGTCCTGGCCGCATGAACGCCGCGCGCATCTCAGGATCGCGCGGCTCGCCATCGACACCGGCTACGAGGCCCCGGCGGTCTATTCCTGGTCGCGGGCGCAAGGCTTCGCGCAGGTGTCGCCGGTCAAGGGCGTCGAGGGGTTCAACCGCTCGAGCCCGGTGTCGGGGCCGACCTTTGTCGACGCGACCGAGGGCGGCAAACGCCTGCGGCGCGGGGCGCGGCTCTGGACCGTGGCGGTCTCGACCTTCAAGGCCGAAACCTACCGCTTCCTGCGGCTGGCACGCCCGACCGAGGAGGAGATGGCCGACGGGGCGGCGTTCCCGCCCGGCTCGGTGCACCTGCCGCACTGGGTCGAGAACGAATGGCTGAAGCAGTTCGTGGCCGAGCAGCTGGTGACGGTGCGCACCAAGCGCGGCTTCGCCCGGCTGGAATGGCAGAAGCTGCGCGAGCGCAACGAGGCGCTGGATTGCCGGGTCTACGCCCGCGCAGCCGCCTGGATCGCGGGCGCGGACCGCTGGCCCGACGAGAAATGGCGCGACCTCGAGGATCAGCTCGGGGCCGCCCCCACCGACACCGATCCCGCCGGGCAGATCAACCGGCCGGGACAGGCCCCGCAGGGCAAGCGCCGCTCCGACTGGCTCGGGCGGCGGGAGGGATGGTTCTGA
- a CDS encoding DUF6441 family protein produces MKLKLDIDPDIVAMMAAEVAAGERAVTAAIREAGTGLKTAWRLQITGAGLGTRLANSIRSQNFPRSGESLEAAALVWSKAPVIVGAHDTGPLIRSKNGFWLAIPLPAAGKSLRGGRITPGEWERRRGLRLRFVYRRTGPSLLVAEGRLNTKGQAVVSRSKTGRGKVTAPIFLLVPQVKLPKRLDLARDADRALDSVPGLIVANWVGGRL; encoded by the coding sequence GTGAAACTGAAGCTCGACATCGATCCCGACATCGTCGCGATGATGGCGGCCGAGGTCGCGGCGGGTGAACGGGCCGTCACCGCCGCCATTCGCGAGGCCGGGACTGGGCTGAAGACGGCGTGGCGGTTGCAGATCACCGGCGCGGGGCTTGGTACACGGCTCGCCAACTCGATCCGGAGCCAGAACTTCCCGAGGTCGGGCGAGAGCCTTGAGGCTGCGGCGCTGGTCTGGTCGAAGGCGCCGGTAATCGTCGGTGCGCATGACACCGGGCCGCTGATCCGATCGAAGAACGGGTTCTGGCTGGCGATCCCGCTGCCCGCGGCGGGCAAATCCCTGCGCGGCGGCCGGATCACCCCCGGTGAATGGGAGCGGCGACGCGGCCTCCGCCTGCGTTTCGTCTATCGCCGGACGGGCCCCAGCCTGCTGGTCGCCGAGGGGCGGCTGAACACGAAAGGCCAGGCGGTGGTGTCGCGGTCGAAGACCGGGCGCGGAAAGGTCACTGCGCCGATCTTCCTGCTGGTGCCGCAGGTCAAGCTGCCGAAGCGGCTGGATCTGGCGCGGGATGCAGACCGGGCGTTGGACAGCGTGCCGGGGCTGATCGTGGCGAACTGGGTGGGGGGTAGGTTGTGA
- the merF gene encoding mercury resistance system transport protein MerF: MTEQSDRKLIATGIVGTVIAALCCFTPVLVVLLGAVGLSAWLGWLDYVLLPALAFFVALTVYAVWRRQRRQTTRTDG, translated from the coding sequence ATGACCGAGCAGTCCGACCGCAAGCTGATCGCGACAGGGATCGTCGGCACCGTCATCGCGGCGCTCTGCTGCTTCACTCCGGTGCTGGTGGTGCTTCTGGGTGCCGTGGGCCTGTCGGCCTGGCTGGGTTGGCTCGACTACGTTCTGCTGCCCGCGCTCGCCTTTTTCGTCGCGCTGACCGTGTACGCGGTCTGGAGACGGCAGCGGCGCCAGACCACTCGAACGGATGGATGA
- a CDS encoding cation transporter — protein sequence MKKILALALFGLTAVVPITAIPVAAQTVAAEQTVTFAVDNMTCALCPVTVKRAMEGVAGVRAVEIDFDARTATVIFDTAATSADAIATASANAGYPARVAG from the coding sequence ATGAAGAAGATCCTTGCACTCGCCTTGTTCGGCCTGACCGCCGTTGTGCCGATCACCGCCATCCCTGTTGCCGCGCAGACCGTCGCCGCCGAGCAGACCGTCACCTTCGCGGTGGACAACATGACCTGCGCGCTCTGCCCAGTCACCGTGAAGCGTGCGATGGAGGGCGTCGCGGGCGTGCGCGCCGTCGAGATCGACTTCGATGCCCGCACCGCCACGGTGATCTTCGACACCGCCGCGACGAGCGCCGACGCCATCGCGACCGCGTCGGCCAATGCAGGCTACCCGGCGCGTGTCGCGGGCTGA
- a CDS encoding DUF3489 domain-containing protein: MTKLSDTQAIILSAAAQREDRIALPLPESLRGGAAAKVVGAMLAKNFLQEVDADTRKGELMWRETGDGHGVTLVATDAGLAAIGIETEDANPAPAGATDAPTEEAAPDTPTVAETAPKTRTPREGTKQATLIAMLRAPDGATIEEIMAATGWQSHTVRGAMAGALKKKLGLEVTSEKVEDRGRVYKLPAA; the protein is encoded by the coding sequence ATGACCAAGCTTTCTGACACCCAAGCCATCATCCTCAGCGCCGCCGCACAGCGCGAGGACCGCATCGCACTGCCGCTGCCCGAGAGCCTGCGCGGCGGCGCCGCTGCCAAGGTGGTCGGCGCGATGCTCGCGAAGAACTTCCTGCAGGAGGTCGACGCCGACACGCGCAAGGGCGAGCTTATGTGGCGCGAGACCGGAGACGGCCACGGCGTCACGCTGGTTGCCACCGACGCGGGCCTTGCCGCCATCGGGATCGAGACCGAGGACGCGAACCCCGCGCCTGCGGGCGCGACGGACGCGCCTACCGAGGAGGCCGCGCCGGACACCCCCACCGTAGCCGAAACCGCGCCCAAGACGCGCACACCGCGCGAGGGCACCAAGCAGGCCACGCTGATCGCCATGCTGCGCGCACCGGACGGCGCGACCATCGAGGAGATCATGGCCGCGACGGGCTGGCAGTCGCACACGGTGCGCGGCGCGATGGCGGGGGCGCTGAAGAAGAAGCTCGGGCTCGAGGTGACCTCGGAGAAGGTCGAGGATCGGGGGCGCGTGTACAAACTCCCCGCCGCCTGA
- a CDS encoding phage portal protein produces the protein MSATWFDHAIATVAPRMAARRVMARQAFETLTRGYDGAARGRRTDGWRAPGSSADTEIGVAGALLRDRMRDLVRNNPHAAKAVAVLVNNIIGAGIMPRAASGDDKLDRKVDALFERWTADCDADGQLDFYGLQTLICREMVEAGEVLVRRRLRRASDGLPVPLQLQVLEADFLDATKSGALGAGRLVQGIEFDPVGKRRAYWLHAEHPGDAYGALQNGLQSRPVPATEIAHVYEKQRTQARGVPWGAPVIRSLRDLDDYEVAELVRKKTEACVTAIVFGDDEAQQGIAPSVVDADGNRVEQFEPGLIAYARGGKDIRFNQPSATGGYGEYKRASLHTISAGFRVPYELLTGDLSQVNYSSIRAGLVEFRRQIDAVQWQLFIPMFCAPVWRWFTEAAWAAGQIPSPIVPVEWSPPKFEAVDPQKDAMANLLSIRSGTMTLAEVIARQGRNPDAVLAEIAATNAKLDALGLVLDSDPRRVTKTGSAQSKDGASDPANDPAADEPDADDPTADADTDPAQADQQD, from the coding sequence ATGTCGGCGACCTGGTTCGACCACGCCATCGCCACGGTGGCGCCGCGCATGGCGGCTCGGCGCGTGATGGCGCGTCAGGCATTCGAGACGCTGACGCGTGGCTATGACGGCGCGGCGCGCGGGCGACGGACGGACGGCTGGCGCGCGCCGGGATCCTCGGCCGACACCGAAATCGGCGTCGCCGGGGCGCTGCTGCGCGACCGCATGCGCGATCTGGTGCGCAACAACCCGCATGCGGCCAAGGCCGTGGCGGTGCTGGTCAACAACATCATCGGCGCGGGCATCATGCCCCGCGCCGCTAGCGGCGACGACAAGCTGGACCGGAAGGTCGATGCGCTCTTCGAACGCTGGACGGCGGACTGCGACGCCGATGGCCAGCTTGACTTCTATGGCCTGCAGACGCTGATCTGCCGGGAGATGGTCGAGGCGGGCGAGGTTCTGGTGCGCCGCCGCCTGCGGCGCGCGAGCGACGGCCTGCCGGTGCCGCTGCAATTGCAGGTGCTGGAAGCCGACTTCCTCGACGCCACCAAGTCCGGAGCCCTCGGCGCAGGGCGCCTCGTGCAGGGGATCGAGTTCGACCCGGTCGGGAAGCGCCGGGCTTACTGGCTGCATGCCGAGCATCCGGGCGACGCCTACGGGGCCTTGCAGAACGGGTTGCAGAGCCGCCCGGTCCCCGCGACCGAGATCGCCCATGTCTACGAGAAGCAGCGCACGCAAGCGCGCGGCGTCCCCTGGGGCGCGCCGGTGATCCGGTCGTTGCGTGATCTCGACGACTATGAAGTGGCCGAACTGGTTCGCAAGAAGACCGAGGCCTGCGTCACCGCCATCGTCTTCGGCGACGACGAGGCGCAACAGGGCATCGCGCCCTCCGTGGTCGATGCCGACGGCAACCGGGTGGAACAGTTCGAGCCGGGGCTGATCGCCTATGCCCGCGGCGGCAAGGACATCCGCTTCAACCAGCCCTCGGCGACGGGCGGCTACGGCGAATACAAGCGCGCGAGCCTGCACACGATCTCGGCAGGCTTCCGCGTGCCCTACGAGCTGCTGACGGGGGACCTGTCCCAAGTGAACTACTCCTCGATCCGGGCGGGTCTCGTGGAGTTCCGCCGCCAGATCGACGCCGTCCAATGGCAGCTGTTCATCCCGATGTTCTGCGCCCCGGTGTGGCGGTGGTTCACGGAAGCCGCATGGGCGGCGGGGCAGATCCCGTCGCCGATCGTGCCTGTGGAATGGTCGCCGCCGAAGTTCGAGGCGGTCGATCCGCAGAAGGACGCGATGGCGAACCTGCTGTCCATCCGCTCGGGCACCATGACGCTGGCCGAGGTGATCGCCCGGCAGGGCCGCAACCCCGACGCCGTGCTGGCCGAGATCGCGGCGACCAACGCCAAGCTCGACGCGCTGGGGTTGGTCCTCGACAGCGACCCTCGCCGCGTCACCAAGACCGGCAGCGCACAATCCAAAGACGGGGCCAGCGATCCGGCGAACGATCCGGCCGCCGACGAACCAGACGCCGACGACCCGACCGCCGACGCGGATACAGACCCGGCGCAGGCCGACCAACAGGACTGA
- the merA gene encoding mercury(II) reductase yields the protein MKDDCCAPKGDFDLAVIGAGSAGFSAAITAAEGGKRVALIGHGTIGGTCVNVGCVPSKTMIRAAEALHGAQTAHRFPGLNSEAQVADWSALIAAKDDLVATLRQKKYADLLPGYGGVTYLDEGPARLVLGGVEVGGRRITAPKVIVATGGRPAVPDIPGIQDAPTLDSTSLLELDRLPESLIFLGGGYIGVELAQMMARMGTRVTIVCRSRLLPRTEPEVSRALTETLRAEGVAVVDGATYDAARRDGARAVLTVTVDGADRDLTADRLVLTTGRAANTEGLGLAEMGVETDARGAIRVGDDMQTTKAGIFAAGDVTDRDQFVYMAAYGAKLASRNAVLGGAERYDNAAMPWVVFTDPQVAGVGLTEAQARAAGHDVKTSVLTLDNVPRALAARDTRGLIKLVADRATDRLLGGVIMAPEGADSVQTLAMALKFGMTTKALGETIFPYLTTVEGLKLAAQTFDKDVAKLSCCAG from the coding sequence ATGAAAGACGATTGCTGCGCGCCCAAGGGCGATTTCGACCTTGCCGTGATCGGCGCCGGATCGGCCGGGTTCTCGGCCGCGATCACCGCCGCCGAGGGAGGCAAGCGCGTCGCGCTGATCGGCCATGGCACCATCGGCGGGACCTGCGTGAACGTGGGCTGTGTGCCCTCCAAGACGATGATCCGGGCCGCGGAAGCCCTGCACGGTGCGCAGACAGCACATCGGTTCCCGGGCCTGAACAGCGAGGCGCAGGTCGCCGACTGGTCGGCGCTGATTGCGGCCAAGGACGATCTTGTCGCGACACTGCGCCAGAAGAAGTACGCCGATCTGCTGCCGGGCTACGGCGGTGTGACCTATCTCGACGAGGGTCCGGCGCGTCTCGTCCTCGGCGGGGTCGAGGTCGGCGGGCGCAGGATCACGGCTCCCAAGGTGATCGTCGCGACCGGTGGCCGACCCGCCGTGCCCGACATCCCTGGGATCCAGGACGCACCAACGCTCGACAGCACGTCGCTGCTGGAGCTGGACCGGTTGCCCGAAAGCCTGATCTTCCTCGGCGGCGGCTACATCGGCGTGGAGCTGGCGCAGATGATGGCGCGGATGGGCACCCGCGTCACCATTGTCTGCCGCTCGCGCCTGCTGCCGCGCACAGAGCCGGAGGTGTCCCGGGCGCTGACGGAGACGCTGCGCGCCGAGGGCGTCGCGGTTGTCGATGGCGCGACCTACGACGCCGCACGGCGCGACGGGGCCCGTGCGGTCCTGACGGTGACGGTGGACGGCGCAGACCGCGATCTGACGGCCGACCGCCTCGTCCTGACGACGGGACGCGCAGCCAACACCGAGGGGCTGGGCCTCGCGGAGATGGGCGTCGAGACCGACGCGCGTGGCGCGATCCGGGTGGGCGACGACATGCAGACCACGAAGGCCGGCATCTTCGCGGCGGGCGATGTGACCGACCGCGACCAGTTCGTCTACATGGCCGCCTATGGCGCCAAGCTCGCGTCCCGCAACGCCGTTCTGGGCGGGGCGGAGCGCTACGACAACGCCGCGATGCCGTGGGTGGTGTTCACCGATCCGCAGGTCGCCGGCGTCGGGCTGACCGAGGCGCAGGCGCGCGCCGCGGGTCATGACGTCAAGACCAGTGTGCTGACGCTCGACAACGTGCCCCGCGCGCTCGCCGCCCGCGACACGCGCGGCCTGATCAAGCTCGTCGCGGACCGGGCGACCGACCGCCTCCTGGGCGGCGTGATCATGGCGCCGGAGGGAGCCGACAGTGTCCAGACGCTCGCCATGGCGCTCAAGTTCGGCATGACGACAAAGGCGCTCGGCGAGACGATCTTCCCCTATCTGACCACGGTAGAGGGGCTGAAGCTCGCCGCGCAGACCTTCGACAAGGATGTCGCGAAGCTGTCGTGCTGCGCGGGGTAA
- a CDS encoding prohead protease/major capsid protein fusion protein, with protein MDTMIELPAMRRSAELAPNTADADNRTVEVVWSAGARVRRATFFGEPYDEELSLDPAHVRLDRLNAGAPFLKVHELDTLDAVIGSVVPGSARIENGRGIALVRISERADVEPIWRDIQAGHIRAVSIGYQVHRFDISKPDGARELWRAVDWTPFEVSAVAVGADPAAGFRAQHPLHDCVLHRRDAPSTTKGPIPMTDTTQTPASDAATPANTQPTAPVETEDTPMTEPKPAAPDPKVAASETRSQKTQVTPAPDTEVVATRAREAERDRVSTIYDLAGRLNLERGFAEDLVKRGVSIDESRRLILDQVAAKSDETRNFPHVSVPLGGRDECITRRDAVANALLHRYSPTLFQLEDAARQYRGMTLLELARESLGNAGVNTRGLSRDEVATRALHSTSDFPEILSAVTNKTLRQAYEAYPRTFMLFCRQVLATDFKAMHRVQLGEAPQLLEVGESGEFKRGTLGESKESYKVKTYGRVVAITRQTLINDDLDAFTRIPAMYGNSIAQLESDVVWGIITANPAMADGNALFHTTHKNLAGTGAALDVSSVGAARAAMAKQTGLDKKTVLNVRPAFLIVPASLELKAEQLVAQNLVPAATSSVVPQSIRTLAPISEPRLDAASETAWYLAASPNQIDTIEYAYLEGQQGAYIETRNGFDVDGVEIKCRLDFGAKAIDWRGLYKNPGA; from the coding sequence ATGGACACGATGATCGAACTGCCGGCCATGCGCCGGTCGGCGGAGCTTGCGCCGAACACGGCCGATGCCGACAACCGCACCGTCGAGGTGGTCTGGTCGGCCGGGGCTCGCGTCCGCCGTGCCACCTTCTTCGGCGAGCCTTATGACGAGGAACTCAGCCTCGACCCGGCCCATGTCCGGCTCGACCGGCTGAACGCGGGCGCGCCGTTCCTGAAGGTGCACGAGCTCGACACGCTCGACGCGGTGATCGGCTCGGTCGTGCCGGGCTCGGCCCGGATCGAGAACGGTCGCGGCATCGCCTTGGTCCGGATCAGCGAGCGTGCCGATGTCGAGCCGATCTGGCGCGACATCCAGGCGGGGCACATCCGCGCCGTCTCCATCGGCTACCAGGTCCACCGGTTTGATATCTCGAAGCCTGATGGCGCCCGCGAGCTCTGGCGCGCGGTGGACTGGACGCCCTTCGAGGTCTCCGCCGTCGCGGTCGGAGCCGACCCAGCAGCGGGCTTCCGCGCCCAGCACCCCCTTCACGACTGCGTCCTCCACCGCCGGGACGCCCCTTCCACCACGAAAGGACCGATCCCGATGACGGACACGACCCAGACCCCGGCGAGCGACGCCGCAACCCCCGCCAACACCCAGCCGACCGCGCCGGTCGAAACCGAGGACACCCCCATGACCGAGCCGAAACCGGCTGCGCCCGACCCGAAGGTCGCGGCCAGCGAGACGCGCAGCCAGAAGACGCAGGTAACTCCCGCGCCCGATACCGAAGTGGTCGCCACCCGCGCCCGCGAGGCCGAGCGCGACCGCGTCTCCACCATTTACGATCTGGCCGGGCGGCTGAACCTCGAGCGCGGCTTCGCCGAGGATCTGGTCAAGCGCGGCGTCAGCATCGACGAGTCCCGCCGACTGATCCTCGACCAGGTCGCCGCGAAATCCGACGAGACCCGGAACTTCCCCCATGTCTCCGTCCCGCTCGGCGGCCGAGACGAGTGCATCACCCGCCGTGACGCGGTGGCGAACGCACTGCTGCACCGCTACAGCCCAACGCTGTTCCAGCTCGAGGACGCCGCGCGCCAGTATCGCGGCATGACGCTGCTGGAGCTCGCCCGCGAAAGCCTCGGCAATGCCGGGGTCAACACGCGCGGCCTGTCGCGTGACGAGGTGGCGACGCGCGCGCTGCACTCGACCTCGGACTTCCCCGAGATCCTGTCGGCCGTCACCAACAAGACGCTGCGGCAGGCCTACGAGGCCTATCCCCGCACCTTCATGCTGTTCTGTCGCCAGGTGCTGGCGACCGACTTCAAGGCGATGCATCGCGTCCAGCTCGGCGAAGCCCCGCAGCTGCTCGAGGTCGGCGAAAGCGGCGAGTTCAAGCGCGGCACGCTGGGCGAGAGCAAGGAGAGCTACAAGGTCAAGACCTATGGCCGGGTGGTCGCCATCACCCGTCAGACGCTGATCAACGACGATCTCGACGCCTTCACCCGCATCCCGGCGATGTACGGCAACTCCATCGCCCAGCTGGAGTCGGACGTGGTCTGGGGCATCATCACCGCCAACCCGGCGATGGCCGACGGCAATGCGCTCTTCCACACCACCCACAAGAACCTGGCAGGCACCGGCGCGGCGCTCGATGTCAGCAGCGTCGGAGCGGCGCGCGCGGCGATGGCCAAGCAGACCGGCCTCGACAAGAAGACGGTGCTGAACGTCCGGCCTGCCTTCCTGATCGTGCCGGCCTCACTGGAACTGAAAGCCGAACAGCTGGTGGCCCAGAACCTCGTGCCCGCCGCGACGTCCAGCGTGGTGCCGCAGTCGATCAGGACGCTGGCGCCGATCAGCGAGCCCCGGCTCGACGCCGCCAGCGAGACCGCCTGGTATCTGGCGGCCAGCCCGAACCAGATCGACACCATCGAGTACGCCTATCTCGAGGGCCAGCAGGGCGCCTATATCGAGACGCGCAACGGCTTCGACGTCGACGGGGTCGAGATCAAGTGCCGCCTCGACTTCGGAGCCAAGGCCATCGACTGGCGCGGCCTCTACAAGAACCCGGGCGCGTAA
- a CDS encoding DUF2190 family protein has translation MKTYVQPGNTITLTAPYAVASGDGLLVGSIFGIAAGAAAIGEPVETALVGVFDITKVGSQAWTVGAKVYWDDTNKRTTTVATDNTLIGAAVEAVASGAGDTIGRVRLNATF, from the coding sequence ATGAAAACCTACGTCCAGCCCGGCAACACCATCACCCTGACCGCGCCCTATGCCGTCGCCTCCGGCGATGGCCTGCTCGTCGGCTCCATCTTCGGCATCGCCGCGGGTGCCGCCGCCATTGGCGAGCCCGTCGAGACCGCGCTCGTCGGCGTGTTCGACATCACCAAGGTCGGCTCCCAGGCGTGGACGGTTGGCGCCAAGGTCTATTGGGACGACACCAACAAGCGCACCACGACCGTCGCGACCGACAACACCCTCATCGGCGCGGCCGTCGAGGCGGTGGCGAGCGGCGCCGGCGACACCATCGGCCGGGTGCGCCTGAACGCGACGTTCTGA